The genomic window TAGTGGGCGAAACTCGGCACCTTGCGCGCGGCGGCGGTCTGCACCACGGTCGCGGTGTCCTCGGTGAAGGCGAGCACGTCGTTGCCCTCGGAGATCAGGGCCTCGGCGGCTTCGCGCGCCTTGTTGGGGTCGAACCACGCGTTGATCCACTTGACGTTCACGGTCGCCCTCGGGTTCACCGCGCGGGCACCGAGCGCGAAGGCGCTGATGTGGCGCTTGAGTTCGGGGATGGGGAACGCGCCCACGTACCCGAGCTTGCCGCTCTTGCTGACGGCGGCGGCCATCATCCCGTTGAGGTAGTAAATCTGGTAGAAGTCGGCCATGTAAGTCGCCATGTTCGGCGCGCGCTTGAAGCCGCTGGCATGAGCGAAAATGACGTTCGGGTACTTCTTGGCCGCCTCCAGCGTCTGGTCCATGAAGCCGAAGGACGTGGTGAAGATGACCTGGCAGCCGTCGCGCACGAGGCGGTCGATGACGGGCGTGGCCTGGCCTTCCGGCACGCTCTCCACGTACTTCGTCTCCAACCAGGAGAGGGCCTGCTCCGCCTTCTTGCGGGCCTGGTCGTGCGCGTAGCTCCAGCCGATGTCGCCCACCGGACCGACGTAGATGAAGCAGGCCTTGACCTTGCCCGTGCGGACGCTCGGCGTGGCCTGCGCCTGTGCGGTCGGCCCCCCGGTCGTGCCGAGCAGCCCCAGCGTCAGGGGAAGGAGGGCGGCCAGAGTGAGGCGGGCGGGGCGGGGCAGCGTCCTGGGGGGCAGAATCTTCAAGGGAAACCTCGCGGCGGTTGAGGGTTCGAAACGAACTGTCGGCGTTCGCGGGAGCAGAGGGAGGATCGCCCGGCGAATCGCCTTCATTCTGCCTTCATGGAATTCACTTTGTCAGGGGGGTGTAAGACAACTTGCGCCGGGGAGGGGAACCGGGTGGGTGCCGTCCCGCGTCCCTCCCGCCGCCTCTGAACCCGGAGGGGCCGCTGGCCCGTACCCTGGGTGTGACGTGGAGGCTTGCCGAGGTGGCCTGGCTCCGGGGACGCCGGGACGGGACGGCTGACCCGGTGGCCGACGACGCGGCCCTGGCCGGGCGATTGCGCGGGCGCGACGAGGCGGCCCTGGCCGAGGTCTACGACCGACACGCCGGGGCGGTGTACGGTGTGCTGGTGCGGCTGCTGGGGGAGGCGGGGGCGGCGGACACGTTGCAGGACGTGTTTCTCGGGCTGTGGGACCGTCCCGAGCGGTACGACCCCGCCCGCGCCGGGCTGCGGGCCTACCTGCTCGTGGTGGCCCGCTCCCGCGCCCTGGACCGGTTGCGGGCCGAGCGGGGCCACCTGCCGCTCGTGGACGAGGACGGCGAGGCGCTCGCGCTGCCCGACGCCCAGCCCGGCCCCGGCGAGCGCGCCGAGCGGGCTGGGCAGGGCGAGCGGGTTCGCGCCGGGCTGGCGCACCTGAGCGCCGCGCACCGCGAGACAGTGAGCCGCGCCTTCCTCCAGGGCCAGAGCCGCGAGGAGATCGCGGGCGCGATGGGGGTGCCGGTCGGCACCGTGAAAAGCCGCCTGCACGCCGCCCTGACCCACCTGCGGCGCGTTCTGGGCGAGGAGGCGGGCACATGGCTGGACTAGACGGGCGCGGGCGGGGGGAGGTCGGTCAGGACGGGACCTGCCCGGAGGTGCGTGAGGCCCTGGAGGCCCACGTGTCCCTGGGCACGCCACTCCCAGGGGCGGTGGCCGCGCACGTCACGGCCTGCCCCGACTGTGCGCGGGACCTCGCCGTGCTGCGTGCGGTCGAGCGGGCGCTGCTGGAGGACCTGCCCGAGCGCGCGCCGCCCCCCGAGGTGCGTGAGGCGGTGCTGGCCCGCGCCCGGTCGTCCCGCCGCCCACTTCGCCCGGCCCCGGCCCCCCCCGGCTGGCGGGCGTGGGGCGTGGGACTCGCGGCGGGGCTGGCGGCCCTGCTCGTCACGGGGGCGCTGTTCACGGGGTCGCGCACGGCGGCGGGGGCGCTGCCCGACCCGGCGGTGGTGGTGGGGCTGGGGGACGCCCTGATCGTGGCGAGCAACGACCGCGCCGGGACCATCACGCTCGTGCGCGGCGACCGGGCGCGGGCCTCCGTTCCCAGCGGGGGGGCGCGGCCCGCGTGGTTCACCGAGGGGGTGCGGCTGGGGGGGCGGGTCTACCTCGCCGACGCCGCCAACGACCGTGTGCTGGAACTTCAGCCCTCGCCCCTGCGTGTGCTGCGGAGCGTGCCCGTGCCGGACGGGGTGGCGGGGCTGGCCGCCGGGAACGGTGAGGTCTACTTCAAGAGCGCGCGGGGCACCGTGGGCCGGGTGGGGGGGCCGGTGGTCGCCCTGGCCCGCGAGGGCGAGCTGCCGCTGGCGGACGTGATGGACGGGGTGCTGCTGCGGCGGGGGCGGCTGTACGTCACCCACCACCTCAGCGGCGAGGTGTGCGTCCTCGACCCGGTGAGCCTGCGGGTGCTGCGGCGGCTGCGGGTGGGGGGTGCCCCGGTCGCCCTGGCCGGGACACCCGGCGGGCTGCTCGTCCTCGACCTGGGGGGCCGCCTCCTGCGCCTCGACGACGCCGGGCGGGTCGTCCGGGTGTGGCGGGTGCCGGGCACGCCCGACAAGTTCACCCTGAACGGGGACCTCGCGCTCCTGAGCGACCGCGCGGGCCGGGTCACGCGGGTGGACCTGCGGAGCGGTGCCGTGACCCGGCGGCCCGCCCGGCACCCCATGGACGTGGCCGCCCTGCCCGGCGGCACCTTCGCCGTGGCCGAGGGGAGCGCGGGCGTCCGCCTCCTCGACGGTGCCCTCGCCACGCGGGGCCGGGTGAGGGACTGAACCTCCGTCCCCCCGCCGCCGTACCCAGATCAGGAGGTCCCTATGAACCAGCTCCACCCGCAACTCCACCGGCCCGCCCTCGCCACGGCCCTCGCCGCCCTCATCCTCACCGCCCTGACCCTCACCGCCGGGGCGCTCGCCGCCTCACCCGCCCCGATGTCGAAGGGCGACGCCATGACCGGGCACAGCATGGCTGCCACCGACATGGGCATGAAGACGACCGCCTACCAGCCCTACACCAGGGCAGCCTTCGACGCGGCGAAGGGGCTGCGGCGCGTGCTGTTCTTCCACGCGACATGGTGCCCGAACTGCAAGGCCGCCGACGCCGACCTCACCAAGAACCTGGCCTCGCTGCCGAAGAACGTGATGGTCTTCAGGACCGACTACGACCGGGAGACGGCGCTGAAGCGGCAGTACGGCATCACCTATCAGCACACCTTCGTTCTGGTGGACGCGAAGGGCAAGGCGCTGGCGAAGTGGTCGGGCGGCGGCCTGCGCGAGATCGTGGCCCGGACGGGCATGGCCCGCTAGGCCGATGCTCCTGCTGCTCGTGGCATTTCTCGGCGGGGTGCTGACGGTGGTGTCCCCCTGCGTCCTGCCGGTGCTGCCGGTGGTCCTCTCGGGCACGGTGGGCGGACGGGCGCGGCCCTGGGGCATCATCGCCGGATTCATCGGCAGTTTCGTCCTCCTCACGCTGTTTCTGGGGACGCTGGTCGGTGCCCTGGGCCTCTCGGCGGACCTCCTGCGGTGGGGAGCGGTCGCCCTGCTGTTCACCTTCGGCCTGACGCTGGCGATCCCGGCGCTGGGCGGACGCTTCGAGCAGCTCGCGGCGCGGGCCATTCCACAGGGGTCGGCGTGGGGCGGCGGGGACGGGCTGGTGGGCGGCCTGCTCGTCGGGGCCACCCTGGGCCTGGTGTGGACCCCCTGCGTGGGGCCGATCCTGGCGAGCGTGACCACGCTGGCGCTCAGCGGGCAGGTGACGGGCTTCGCCGCCGCCGTCACCACGGCCTACGCGCTCGGCGTGGCCCTGCCCATGTTCGCGGTGATGGCGGGGGGGCGGCGTCTGCTGACGCGGATGCCCGCCCTGCTGCGGAACCTGGGTGGTCTCCAACGCGCCTTCGGGGGTGTGCTGGCCCTCTTCGCGCTCGGCATGGCGCTGGGCGTGGACCGCGCCGCCCAGACCCTCATCGTGGAGCGCGTGCCCTACGTGCAGAACCTGACCTTTCTGGAGGAGTCGGGAACCGTGCGGGGCCAGCTCGACCGCATCGACCCCAGCGTGCCCTGACACGGGGGGACAGGAAGAGGACGGGCCGCTGATCCAGAGGAAGCGGCCCGTCGTCCTGTGTATTTAACCCCGGTGGGCCTACCGCTCCCCGCGCACATACGCCTTGCCCAGCGCGGCGGGCGCATCCCCCTGCTGTCCCCTCAACCCCGCCAGCGCCAGCACGACGAGGACGAGGACGAAGGGCATGGCGGAGAAGACCTCGGTGGGAATGCCGCTGCTCCCCTGGAGGCGGAACTGGAGGTAGTACAGGAAGCCGAAGAACAGCGCCCCGGCGATGGCCCGCAACGGTCGCCACCCCACGAAGATGACGAGCGCGACCGCGATCCAGCCCAGGCCCGCCGTCGGGTTGTCGGCCCAGGACGCCCGGTAGCTCAGCGTCAGGAAGGCCCCGGCGAGGCCCGCGAGCGCCCCCCCGGCCAGCACCGCCGCGTACCGCACCCGCGCCACGTTCACCCCCAGCGCGTCGGCGGCGGCGGGATTCTCGCCCACCGAGCGCAGGGTCAGCCCGCCGCGCGTGGAGTTCAGCCAGAAGGCGAGGAGAACGGCCAGGAGCAGCGCCGCCGCCGTGAAGGGGCTGATCGTCAGGCCGCCCACCGTCCAGTCCTGCACCTTGTTGAAGAGGGGAAAGCCCTCGAACCGCTTGCCGAGCAGCCCCGCCGCCCCCGTCCCCAGCAGGGCGAGCGCGAGGCCGCTCACGAACTGGTTGGCCCGCAGCGTGATAGCGGCGAAGGCGTGCAGCGCCGCCAGGGCCGCCCCGGCGGCGAGCGCCGCGAGAACCGCCAGCCACAGGTTCCCCTGCGGGTACGCGACCGCGAAGGCCGCCAGCGCCCCGACGGCCATCAACCCCTCCACGCCCAGGTTCACCACGCCGCCCCGCTCGTTCACGATGGCCCCCAGCGAGGCGAGCAGCAGCGGCGTCCCGACGGCCAGCGCCCGCACGAGGGCCTCGACGATCACGTTATCCATCTGTCCTCCTTTCAGAATATTTGGCGCAAGAAGGGCGGCTTGCAGGTCGCCAGTCGCCAGCTTCCAGTCGCCAGAACTTGGGCACGGGATTTGAGCGTTCTGCGCTGGAGTGTGTTTCCGCCATCACCCCGACCTTCCGAGCAGGACAGGCCGGAGGGTCTCTTGACTCCTCTCCCCCTGCGGGAGAGGCCGGGAGAGGGGTGGCAAGCGCCAGCTTGCCCTTCTTGCCCTACGCCCCCGCCCCCAGCCTGACCCGGTGGCGCACGAAAATCTCCGAGCCGATCAGCGCGAGCAGGATCACACCCGAAAACACGTCCACCACCCGGAAGGGCATGTTCAGGTCGATCTTGAGGAGGTCGCCGCCCGCCAGGATGACGCCCATCAGCGGGGCCGTGACGAGGCACAGGGCCGGATTCCCGCGCGCCAGCCACGCGACGATGACGGCGGTGAAGCCGTAGCCGAGGCTGAGCTGCCCCGCCTCCAGCAGGCGGTGGTGGATGCCCGCGACCTCGCCCGCCCCGGCAAGGCCCGCCGCCCCACCCGTGATCAGGGCCACGACCGTCATCACGCGCGGCGCACTCAGGCCCGCGTACCGCGCCGCCCCCGGATTCTCGCCGACCACCCGCAGCGCGTAGCCGAACGTGGAGCGCGTGAGGAGCCATTGCAGCCCCAGCGCCACGAACACACCCAGCACCAGGGTCGGCCAGTGGACCTGCGTGCCCGGCAGCACGGACAGGAATCCGGCCTGCGGGAAGGTGTCGGTGTAGATGTACCCGCGCACGTCGCGCCCCTTCCACGGCCCGGCGATCAGGTACGTGACGACCGACACGGCGACGTAGTTGAGCATCAGCGTGGAGAGGATTTCGTTCACGCCGACCCGCCGCAGCCCGGCGGCGATCAGCGCCCACAGCCCGCCCCCCAGTGCCCCCAGCACGAACATCGCGGGCAGGAGGAGCGGCCCCGGCAGCGGCAGGAACAGCGCCGTGCCCGCCGCGAACACCGCCCCCAGCAGCAGTTGCCCCTCCGCCCCGATGTTGAAGAACTGCGCCCGGAACGCGAGGGCGAGGCCCGCGCCCGCCAGCAGCAGCGGGATGGTGCGCCGCGCCACCTCCGCGAGGCCCACCGGGTCGCCCAGCGTGCCGCGCAGCATCGTGCCGTAGACCTCGCCGGGGCTGGCCCCGTACGCGAGGAAGATCAGCGCGCACACGAGCAGCGCGACCGCCACCGCCGCCAGCGTGACGAGTCCGGCGCGGGCGGGCGACGGGGTGGCGAGCGGGACGAGCCTCACGCGCCCACCCCCTCGACCCCCGCGTGGTCGCGTTCGGGATGCGCCCCGCCCATCAGCAGGCCCAGCGACTCGCGCGTGACCTCGCGCACGGGGAAGGGGCCGCGCACCTCGCCCTCCACCATCACGGCGATCCGGTCGCACAGGCTGAGCAGTTCGTCGAGGTCCTCGCTCACGAGCAGCACCCCCGCCCCCCCACTCGTGCGCTCCAGCAGGACCCGGTGGACCTGATCGGTCGCCCCCACGTCCAGCCCGTAGGTCGGGTGGACCGCGAGGATGAGCCGGGGCTGTCCGTTCAGTTCCCGCGCCAGGATGAGCTTCTGGATATTCCCGCCGCTGAGCAGGCGGCTCGGCGTGTGGATGCCGGGGGTCGCCACGCTGTACGCCTCCACCTCGCGCCGGGCGCGGTCGCCTACCGCCCCCAGGTCGCGGGCGAGGCCACGGGCCAGCGGCTCCCGCGCGTAGTCGCGCAGCACCAGATTCTCCGCCACCGTCATGCTCGGCACCGTGCCGGAGTGGATGCGGTCCTCCGGGATGTGGGCGACCCCCGCGTGGAAGCGCTCGTCCGCCCCGCCCGTCAGGGGCCGCCCGTCCAGCGTGACCTCCCCGGACGCGGGATGCAGCCCGGCCAGCACCTCCACGAGTTCGCTCTGCCCGTTCCCGGCGATGCCCACCACGCCGAGGACCTCGCCCGCCCGCAGGTCGAAGCTCACCCCGCGCAGGGCGGGAAGGCCACGTGCCCCGGTCGCCATCAGCCCGCGCACCGTCAGCAGGGGCGTGTCCGTCACCGGGCCGCCCGTGCGCTTGCGGGTGAAGTCCACGCTGCGGCCCATCATCAGCTCCGCGAGGCTCTCGCGGGTCGCGCCCGCCGTCGGCACGCCGCCGACCACCCGCCCACGCCGCAGCACCGTCACCCGGTCGGCCACGCTCAGCACCTCGTCCAGCTTGTGCGAGATGAAGATCAGGCTGCGCCCGTCGGCCCGC from Deinococcus sp. YIM 134068 includes these protein-coding regions:
- a CDS encoding ABC transporter permease, whose translation is MDNVIVEALVRALAVGTPLLLASLGAIVNERGGVVNLGVEGLMAVGALAAFAVAYPQGNLWLAVLAALAAGAALAALHAFAAITLRANQFVSGLALALLGTGAAGLLGKRFEGFPLFNKVQDWTVGGLTISPFTAAALLLAVLLAFWLNSTRGGLTLRSVGENPAAADALGVNVARVRYAAVLAGGALAGLAGAFLTLSYRASWADNPTAGLGWIAVALVIFVGWRPLRAIAGALFFGFLYYLQFRLQGSSGIPTEVFSAMPFVLVLVVLALAGLRGQQGDAPAALGKAYVRGER
- a CDS encoding BMP family ABC transporter substrate-binding protein: MKILPPRTLPRPARLTLAALLPLTLGLLGTTGGPTAQAQATPSVRTGKVKACFIYVGPVGDIGWSYAHDQARKKAEQALSWLETKYVESVPEGQATPVIDRLVRDGCQVIFTTSFGFMDQTLEAAKKYPNVIFAHASGFKRAPNMATYMADFYQIYYLNGMMAAAVSKSGKLGYVGAFPIPELKRHISAFALGARAVNPRATVNVKWINAWFDPNKAREAAEALISEGNDVLAFTEDTATVVQTAAARKVPSFAHYTAMYRFAPDYTVSGQIVHWDKIYIDFLTKVRSGTYTTKNLNKVDYWNLLRGGAVELGAQEGMAINPKWVPQLRAAKITVAGKPTTVYDRVLALKADMEKGGKFDPFTGPIRDRNGILRVPAGKVLSVAELNNMAWVVPGVVGQVADEPKK
- a CDS encoding TlpA family protein disulfide reductase, producing the protein MNQLHPQLHRPALATALAALILTALTLTAGALAASPAPMSKGDAMTGHSMAATDMGMKTTAYQPYTRAAFDAAKGLRRVLFFHATWCPNCKAADADLTKNLASLPKNVMVFRTDYDRETALKRQYGITYQHTFVLVDAKGKALAKWSGGGLREIVARTGMAR
- a CDS encoding ABC transporter ATP-binding protein, whose translation is MTDPPSPAAPPALRLSGITKRFPGVVANDAVSLTVERGEVLALLGENGAGKSTLISILYGLYQPDEGTVELEGRAVRVTSPAQALRLGIGLVPQHPLLVERHTVAENLALGTGRGLFPARGVAGRVRELSRRYGLAVDPDARVADLSPGEKQRVEIVRALMRGARVLILDEPTSVLTPQEAGALFGVMRELRADGRSLIFISHKLDEVLSVADRVTVLRRGRVVGGVPTAGATRESLAELMMGRSVDFTRKRTGGPVTDTPLLTVRGLMATGARGLPALRGVSFDLRAGEVLGVVGIAGNGQSELVEVLAGLHPASGEVTLDGRPLTGGADERFHAGVAHIPEDRIHSGTVPSMTVAENLVLRDYAREPLARGLARDLGAVGDRARREVEAYSVATPGIHTPSRLLSGGNIQKLILARELNGQPRLILAVHPTYGLDVGATDQVHRVLLERTSGGAGVLLVSEDLDELLSLCDRIAVMVEGEVRGPFPVREVTRESLGLLMGGAHPERDHAGVEGVGA
- a CDS encoding ABC transporter permease, with amino-acid sequence MRLVPLATPSPARAGLVTLAAVAVALLVCALIFLAYGASPGEVYGTMLRGTLGDPVGLAEVARRTIPLLLAGAGLALAFRAQFFNIGAEGQLLLGAVFAAGTALFLPLPGPLLLPAMFVLGALGGGLWALIAAGLRRVGVNEILSTLMLNYVAVSVVTYLIAGPWKGRDVRGYIYTDTFPQAGFLSVLPGTQVHWPTLVLGVFVALGLQWLLTRSTFGYALRVVGENPGAARYAGLSAPRVMTVVALITGGAAGLAGAGEVAGIHHRLLEAGQLSLGYGFTAVIVAWLARGNPALCLVTAPLMGVILAGGDLLKIDLNMPFRVVDVFSGVILLALIGSEIFVRHRVRLGAGA
- a CDS encoding sigma-70 family RNA polymerase sigma factor, producing MTWRLAEVAWLRGRRDGTADPVADDAALAGRLRGRDEAALAEVYDRHAGAVYGVLVRLLGEAGAADTLQDVFLGLWDRPERYDPARAGLRAYLLVVARSRALDRLRAERGHLPLVDEDGEALALPDAQPGPGERAERAGQGERVRAGLAHLSAAHRETVSRAFLQGQSREEIAGAMGVPVGTVKSRLHAALTHLRRVLGEEAGTWLD
- a CDS encoding cytochrome c biogenesis CcdA family protein; protein product: MLLLLVAFLGGVLTVVSPCVLPVLPVVLSGTVGGRARPWGIIAGFIGSFVLLTLFLGTLVGALGLSADLLRWGAVALLFTFGLTLAIPALGGRFEQLAARAIPQGSAWGGGDGLVGGLLVGATLGLVWTPCVGPILASVTTLALSGQVTGFAAAVTTAYALGVALPMFAVMAGGRRLLTRMPALLRNLGGLQRAFGGVLALFALGMALGVDRAAQTLIVERVPYVQNLTFLEESGTVRGQLDRIDPSVP